A stretch of the Aegilops tauschii subsp. strangulata cultivar AL8/78 chromosome 4, Aet v6.0, whole genome shotgun sequence genome encodes the following:
- the LOC109772774 gene encoding L-gulonolactone oxidase 2: MEGGRVLTVLLLVLLLVGLAGSSPPPEPVVCAHGTSDCTVSNAYGSFPDRTVCRAASATFPRTEKELVAAVAAAAAAKRKVKVATKHSHSFPKLACPGGRDGTIISTERLNRVVSVDVAKGLMTVESGMVLRDLIQAAAEAGLALPHSPYWSGLTIGGLLATGAHGSSLKGKGGAVHEYVVGMRIVTPAPRSQGFAVVRELCADHPDLDAAKVSLGVLGVVSQVTLALEPMFKRSVTFVIRDDSDMAEQAVVWGDLHEFGDMVWLPQQRNVIYRKDDRVAITSAGNGLNDYLAFRSSSTADLISGRVMQELLEKKNNTVARCKEAPTSVSLFEKAAYGFTNNGSLFMGYPVVGFQHHIQASSSCLDSPEDTLLTTCPWDPRIRGIFFYNNAYSIALSRVSAFIADMKKLRNSNPKAFCGIDAGLGILLRYIKASSAYLGKSEDSIDFDITYYRSYTKGEPNPYSGVLDELQQMALRKYGAIPHWGKNRNFAFEGVIAKYPEAGKFLEVKGRYDPDGIFSSEWSNQVLGINGSPIIVEKGCAIEGLCVCSEDSHCAPEQGYYCRPGKVYTEARVCSFQPI, encoded by the exons ATGGAGGGTGGCCGGGTGCTTACGGTTCTCCTCCTGGTGCTCCTTCTGGTCGGCCTCGCTGGCTCGAGCCCTCCGCCGGAGCCCGTGGTCTGTGCCCACGGCACGTCGGACTGCACTGTCTCCAACGCGTACGGCTCCTTCCCGGACCGCACCGTCTGCCGCGCGGCCAGCGCCACCTTCCCGCGCACCGAGAAGGAGCTAGTCGCCGCCGTGGCAGCCGCCGCGGCGGCCAAGCGCAAGGTGAAGGTGGCCACCAAGCACTCCCACAGCTTCCCCAAGCTGGCCTGCCCCGGCGGCCGCGACGGCACCATCATAAGCACGGAGCGGCTCAACCGGGTGGTAAGCGTCGACGTCGCCAAAGGGCTTATGACGGTGGAAAGCGGCATGGTGCTCCGCGACCTGATCCAGGCGGCCGCTGAGGCAGGGCTCGCGCTGCCGCACTCGCCCTACTGGTCGGGGCTCACCATCGGAGGCCTGCTGGCCACGGGCGCGCACGGCAGTTCGCTCAAGGGTAAGGGCGGCGCCGTGCACGAGTACGTGGTCGGGATGAGGATCGTCACGCCGGCGCCGAGGAGCCAAGGGTTCGCGGTGGTACGGGAGCTCTGCGCCGACCATCCTGATCTCGACGCGGCCAAGGTCTCCCTCGGTGTCCTGGGCGTCGTTTCCCAG GTTACACTGGCCTTGGAGCCGATGTTCAAGCGGTCGGTGACGTTCGTGATACGCGATGACTCTGACATGGCAGAGCAGGCCGTCGTGTGGGGTGACCTCCACGAATTTGGCGATATGGTGTGGCTGCCACAGCAGCGCAATGTGATTTACCGTAAGGACGATCGCGTGGCCATCACGTCAGCGGGTAACGGCCTCAATGACTACCTGGCCTTCCGCTCCAGTTCGACGGCCGATCTCATCAGCGGTAGAGTCATGCAGGAGCTTCTTGAGAAGAAGAACAACACCGTCGCTCGGTGCAAGGAGGCACCCACGTCAGTATCGCTGTTTGAGAAGGCAGCATATGGCTTCACAAACAACGGCAGCTTGTTCATGGGGTACCCTGTGGTAGGATTCCAGCACCACATCCAAGCGTCCAGTTCGTGTCTCGACAGCCCAGAAGACACACTCCTCACCACATGTCCGTGGGATCCCCGCATCCGGGGAATCTTCTTCTACAACAATGCCTACAGCATCGCGCTCTCTAGGGTATCCGCATTCATCGCCGACATGAAGAAGCTCCGTAACAGCAACCCGAAGGCCTTCTGTGGAATCGATGCCGGTTTGGGTATTCTCCTCCGCTATATCAAGGCATCCTCTGCCTACCTCGGCAAGTCGGAGGACTCGATCGACTTTGATATTACCTACTACCGGAGTTACACCAAGGGCGAGCCCAACCCATACTCTGGTGTGCTCGACGAGCTCCAACAGATGGCGCTACGCAAATATGGCGCCATCCCTCATTGGGGAAAAAACCGCAACTTTGCCTTTGAAGGTGTCATTGCCAAGTACCCCGAGGCCGGCAAGTTCCTAGAGGTGAAGGGAAGGTACGACCCCGATGGGATCTTCTCCAGCGAATGGAGTAACCAGGTGCTCGGCATTAATGGGAGCCCGATAATTGTCGAGAAGGGTTGCGCCATTGAGGGGCTTTGCGTCTGCTCAGAAGACTCGCATTGTGCACCGGAGCAGGGCTACTACTGCCGCCCTGGGAAGGTGTACACGGAGGCAAGGGTCTGCTCGTTCCAACCCATCTGA